A part of Vespertiliibacter pulmonis genomic DNA contains:
- a CDS encoding lipoprotein-releasing ABC transporter permease subunit, translating into MNLTTPLFIAQRYWRSKSGDRFGRLVTNLASLGIVLGVMALIIVLSVMNGLENMQKRNLLSSLPHAIVSPLSQNMARNEPLVIPDFASKAVPISQTNVIIQSPKAINAGVLIGVENSTDDPLLAEIPNLTEKLPSNEFNVIIGAQLASQLKLTLGDKIRLMITENSQYTPFGRVPVQRLFTVSDIYHSYNGAGSYTLFANLTDVGKLLRLPENQVQGVRLFLNDPFQVTELAQTFSNDKWQIRDWREQKGEFFQAVRMEKNMMGLLVSLIIIVAISNIITSLSLMVVDKQGEIAILQTQGLTKGQVMQIFVMQGAIVGIIGAIIGGILGWITTTYLSNLITVINPTGVVLPTEISYSQIAIIVLSSIFLSLICTLYPAYRASKIEPAEALRYE; encoded by the coding sequence ATGAATTTAACAACTCCATTATTTATTGCTCAACGTTATTGGCGATCTAAAAGTGGTGACCGTTTCGGACGGTTAGTTACTAATCTTGCTAGCCTAGGAATCGTGCTAGGCGTAATGGCATTGATTATCGTCCTATCGGTAATGAATGGTTTAGAGAATATGCAAAAACGTAACCTTCTCTCTTCTTTACCACACGCTATTGTCTCGCCACTTTCGCAAAACATGGCGAGAAACGAACCGCTTGTAATACCCGATTTTGCATCTAAAGCCGTCCCAATTAGCCAAACAAATGTGATTATTCAAAGCCCAAAAGCTATTAACGCTGGCGTATTAATTGGCGTTGAAAATTCTACTGATGATCCACTATTGGCAGAGATCCCAAATCTTACTGAAAAATTACCTAGCAATGAATTTAACGTAATTATCGGGGCTCAACTTGCTTCACAGCTCAAACTAACCTTAGGCGATAAAATTCGGCTAATGATCACTGAAAATAGCCAATACACTCCTTTTGGACGAGTGCCAGTACAGCGATTATTTACGGTAAGCGATATCTACCATAGCTATAACGGAGCAGGAAGTTATACTCTATTTGCTAATTTAACCGATGTAGGAAAATTACTCCGTTTACCAGAAAACCAAGTTCAAGGCGTACGTCTTTTTCTCAACGATCCTTTCCAAGTAACCGAACTTGCCCAAACGTTTTCGAACGATAAATGGCAAATTCGAGATTGGCGTGAGCAGAAAGGAGAATTTTTCCAAGCCGTTAGAATGGAAAAAAATATGATGGGCTTGCTAGTAAGCCTAATCATTATTGTCGCTATTTCAAATATTATTACCTCTCTAAGTTTAATGGTTGTTGATAAACAAGGCGAAATTGCCATTTTACAAACCCAGGGGCTAACCAAGGGGCAAGTTATGCAAATATTTGTGATGCAAGGTGCGATTGTCGGAATCATCGGAGCTATTATCGGCGGTATACTCGGCTGGATAACAACTACCTATTTGAGCAATTTAATTACAGTAATCAACCCAACGGGTGTTGTTCTACCGACCGAGATCTCTTACTCACAAATCGCAATTATTGTACTTTCTTCAATTTTTTTATCGTTAATTTGCACGCTTTACCCTGCTTATCGAGCCTCAAAAATCGAACCTGCGGAAGCCTTACGTTATGAGTAG
- the sodC gene encoding superoxide dismutase family protein produces MKIKTLVLTITTLIGVSFTHQSIAQTSENAEKIEVKLQLLNQNGNKDIGTVTVTESPYGLVFTPNLTDLTEGLHGFHIHQNPSCEAKEKDGKMVAGLGAGGHWDPTNAKQHGYPWSDNAHLGDLPALAVSHQGTATNPVLAPRLKKLNDIRGHALMIHIGGDNHSDHPAMLGGGGARMACGVIN; encoded by the coding sequence ATGAAAATCAAAACATTAGTACTAACTATTACAACACTTATTGGCGTAAGTTTTACTCACCAATCTATCGCACAAACATCAGAGAATGCCGAAAAAATTGAGGTTAAATTACAACTCCTTAATCAAAATGGTAATAAAGATATTGGTACCGTAACGGTTACCGAATCTCCTTATGGATTAGTTTTCACCCCTAATTTAACGGATCTGACCGAAGGGCTACACGGCTTCCATATTCACCAAAATCCAAGCTGTGAAGCTAAAGAAAAAGACGGAAAAATGGTTGCAGGATTAGGAGCAGGCGGACATTGGGATCCAACTAACGCTAAACAACACGGGTATCCGTGGTCTGATAATGCACATTTGGGGGATCTACCTGCTCTAGCGGTTAGCCATCAAGGCACAGCAACCAACCCCGTGCTTGCACCACGTTTGAAAAAGTTGAATGATATTCGTGGACATGCATTGATGATCCACATAGGTGGAGATAATCATTCAGATCACCCAGCAATGCTTGGCGGTGGTGGTGCAAGAATGGCGTGTGGTGTTATCAACTAA
- a CDS encoding 2-hydroxyacid dehydrogenase has protein sequence MVNIVFLDRTGVPASHDIPRPTFEHNWIEYDRTSPEETFERSKDANIIVTSKVVFNRELLEKLPNLKLIALTATGTNNIDLIAAKDLGIAVKNVTGYSSVTVPEHVLGMIFSLKHSLIGYHRDQITSDRWATCGQFCYNDYPITDVRGSTLGIFGKGCLGSETGRLAELLGMNVLYAEHRNATAIRPGYTPFEEVLKQADIVSLHCPLTESTHNLINAETLAMMKPTAYLINTGRGPLVDENALLNALENGVIAGAALDVLVKEPPEKDNPLMQAAKRLPNLLITPHIAWASDSAVTTLVNKVAQNIEEFVKTGK, from the coding sequence ATGGTAAACATCGTTTTTCTAGACCGTACAGGCGTACCTGCCAGCCACGATATTCCCCGCCCTACTTTTGAACATAATTGGATAGAATACGATCGTACTAGCCCAGAAGAAACCTTTGAAAGATCAAAAGATGCCAATATTATCGTTACTAGCAAAGTTGTCTTCAACCGAGAATTATTAGAAAAATTACCCAACCTTAAACTCATTGCCCTTACTGCTACAGGAACGAATAATATTGATTTAATCGCTGCCAAAGATCTTGGTATTGCTGTCAAAAATGTAACTGGTTACTCAAGTGTTACCGTGCCTGAACACGTATTAGGTATGATCTTTTCCCTAAAGCATAGCTTAATTGGTTACCATCGTGATCAAATTACCTCTGACCGTTGGGCAACCTGTGGACAATTCTGTTATAACGACTATCCAATTACTGATGTGCGTGGTTCAACCCTTGGAATCTTCGGTAAAGGCTGTTTAGGGAGCGAAACAGGACGTTTAGCGGAATTACTTGGAATGAATGTACTTTACGCAGAACATCGCAATGCAACAGCTATTCGCCCAGGCTATACCCCATTTGAAGAAGTGTTAAAACAAGCAGATATTGTGAGCTTACACTGCCCACTTACTGAATCTACCCATAATCTAATCAATGCTGAAACCTTAGCAATGATGAAGCCAACTGCTTATCTCATCAATACAGGACGAGGCCCACTGGTTGATGAAAATGCCCTTTTAAATGCATTAGAAAATGGAGTGATTGCTGGTGCCGCATTAGATGTATTAGTTAAAGAGCCACCTGAAAAAGATAATCCACTTATGCAGGCAGCAAAACGTTTACCGAATCTCTTGATTACACCTCACATTGCTTGGGCAAGCGATTCCGCTGTTACCACGTTAGTAAATAAAGTGGCGCAAAATATTGAAGAATTTGTTAAAACAGGAAAATAG
- the kdsA gene encoding 3-deoxy-8-phosphooctulonate synthase, giving the protein MNQKTIRLGNIEIANNKPFVLFGGMNVLESRDMAMTVCEKYVEITQKLGVPYVFKASFDKANRSSIHSYRGPGMEQGLKIFQELKDTFGVKIITDVHEIYQCQPVADVVDIIQLPAFLARQTDLVEAMARTGAVINVKKPQFLSPGQMGNIVEKIEECGNDQVILCDRGTNFGYDNLVVDMLGFNVMKQVSKGCPVIFDVTHSLQCRDPFGSASSGRRAQVTELARSGMAVGIAGLFLEAHPDPNNAKCDGPSALPLSALEGFIRQMKAIDDLVKSFPELDTSK; this is encoded by the coding sequence ATGAATCAAAAAACTATCCGTCTCGGAAATATTGAAATTGCCAACAATAAGCCTTTTGTACTTTTTGGTGGTATGAATGTGCTAGAAAGCCGTGATATGGCAATGACCGTTTGTGAAAAATATGTTGAAATTACCCAGAAATTAGGCGTGCCGTATGTGTTTAAAGCCTCATTTGATAAAGCAAACCGCTCATCTATTCACTCTTACCGTGGACCAGGAATGGAACAAGGGTTAAAAATCTTCCAAGAGTTGAAAGATACCTTTGGTGTAAAAATTATTACTGATGTTCACGAAATTTACCAATGCCAGCCTGTTGCTGATGTTGTGGATATTATCCAACTCCCTGCATTTCTTGCTCGCCAGACAGATTTAGTCGAAGCAATGGCTCGAACAGGGGCAGTAATCAATGTCAAAAAACCTCAATTTCTAAGCCCAGGACAAATGGGGAATATCGTAGAAAAAATTGAAGAATGTGGTAATGATCAAGTGATTTTATGCGATCGTGGCACAAACTTTGGCTACGATAATTTAGTGGTCGATATGCTTGGTTTTAACGTAATGAAACAAGTATCAAAGGGCTGTCCTGTTATTTTTGATGTAACTCACTCACTACAATGTCGTGATCCATTTGGCTCGGCTTCAAGTGGAAGACGAGCACAAGTTACTGAGCTCGCTCGCTCGGGAATGGCCGTCGGGATTGCGGGACTATTCCTTGAAGCCCACCCCGATCCAAACAATGCAAAATGTGATGGGCCATCAGCCCTGCCTCTTTCTGCATTAGAAGGCTTTATTCGACAAATGAAAGCCATAGACGATTTAGTTAAATCTTTCCCTGAATTAGATACTTCAAAATAA
- a CDS encoding SirB1 family protein, with protein sequence MDEIIFPTTLMKKQRIDLQRFLYKELIRLSMLVDEDLSESQIRGLISSLTKKAKSVVTGEKSEERIEQLLQFFYQQQGFHCDYAEYFYTDNLLIHKVLRQKRGMPVSLGAILLYLAATLDLPLYPVNFPTQLVIRADIINAQGRQETRFINPWDGSYLPFEKMEKWLEGEMGYGVELGREFLRIAEQDELLERLETVFKMALTREGKYPEALRLIEYRLIFEPDDPYEIRDRGMVLASMDCFHAAYDDLSYFIDQCPDDPSATILKLEIVGLEKQSKANLFH encoded by the coding sequence ATGGACGAGATAATTTTTCCAACAACATTAATGAAAAAACAACGTATAGATTTACAACGATTTTTATATAAAGAGCTTATTCGGCTCAGTATGCTCGTTGATGAAGATTTATCTGAATCACAAATTCGAGGCTTAATATCATCACTGACTAAAAAAGCAAAATCCGTCGTAACGGGTGAAAAAAGTGAAGAACGTATTGAACAGCTTCTGCAATTTTTTTACCAACAGCAGGGCTTTCACTGCGACTACGCAGAATATTTTTATACGGATAATCTCTTAATTCACAAAGTATTACGCCAAAAACGGGGAATGCCTGTCTCACTTGGAGCAATTTTACTCTATTTAGCAGCAACACTAGATTTACCCCTTTATCCCGTAAATTTTCCAACACAGCTTGTGATCCGAGCTGATATTATCAACGCTCAAGGACGACAAGAAACACGTTTTATCAACCCTTGGGACGGTAGTTATCTTCCGTTTGAAAAAATGGAAAAATGGTTAGAAGGGGAAATGGGTTACGGGGTGGAACTTGGGCGTGAGTTTTTGCGTATCGCTGAACAAGATGAATTATTAGAACGCTTAGAAACCGTGTTTAAAATGGCACTGACTCGTGAAGGAAAATACCCTGAAGCATTGCGTTTGATTGAGTATCGTCTCATTTTTGAACCTGATGATCCGTATGAAATTCGAGATCGAGGAATGGTACTTGCCAGTATGGATTGCTTCCACGCCGCTTATGATGATCTCAGTTATTTTATCGATCAATGCCCTGATGACCCTTCTGCTACAATTTTAAAATTAGAAATCGTAGGGCTAGAAAAACAGAGCAAAGCCAATTTATTTCATTGA
- the prmC gene encoding peptide chain release factor N(5)-glutamine methyltransferase, whose amino-acid sequence MNQYEKSQWAFGMTPNTLVNLVVAGEKTATCSGKLFYTLENEPLPTVTGKTEIILDAQGNPVVEIQITDVFVEKFGKVPEEFALAEGEGDFAYWRAIHQQFFNQQIQSSLPLTEQSQFGIENQQVTDDFEVVCERFHAIKIYPKTYQQWLEFAQQALLENAEKDPYLNPKTDANLLLQAVTKRSKSAIFAFNDTILTENELRQLAQKLARRAKGEPMAYILGEKEFWSLPIMVSPVTLIPRPDTERLVEIALEIAYKRLDSQSFLHILDLGTGTGAIALALASELGNKAEILGIDKQPEAVALAKKNQQALGLNNVYFKQGNWFDTLQNEQFDLIVSNPPYIDAQDCHLNKGDVRFEPLSALIADEKGTADLQKIIKNAPLYLKNNGALILEHGWQQAHWVQHTFKQHQWHNIQTAQDYGGNERVTWAIWTR is encoded by the coding sequence ATGAACCAATACGAAAAATCGCAATGGGCATTTGGTATGACGCCAAATACTCTTGTTAATCTCGTTGTTGCAGGGGAAAAAACAGCGACTTGTTCAGGCAAATTATTTTATACCTTAGAAAATGAGCCACTTCCAACAGTTACAGGCAAAACAGAAATTATTTTAGACGCTCAAGGTAACCCTGTTGTAGAAATTCAAATAACAGACGTTTTTGTAGAAAAATTCGGCAAAGTTCCCGAAGAATTTGCACTAGCAGAAGGCGAAGGTGATTTCGCATATTGGCGAGCAATTCATCAGCAATTTTTTAATCAACAGATTCAATCAAGTTTACCTTTGACTGAACAATCTCAATTTGGCATTGAAAATCAGCAGGTTACAGATGATTTTGAAGTAGTTTGCGAACGTTTTCACGCTATCAAGATTTATCCAAAAACCTATCAGCAATGGCTTGAATTTGCACAACAGGCACTACTTGAAAATGCCGAAAAAGATCCGTATCTCAATCCCAAAACCGATGCAAATTTACTGCTACAAGCGGTTACTAAACGGTCAAAATCTGCTATTTTTGCCTTTAATGATACAATCTTAACAGAAAATGAATTACGCCAGCTTGCACAGAAATTAGCCCGCCGAGCCAAAGGTGAACCAATGGCATATATTTTAGGTGAGAAAGAATTTTGGTCATTACCCATAATGGTATCGCCCGTCACCCTCATTCCTCGCCCAGATACAGAACGACTAGTAGAAATTGCCCTAGAAATAGCATACAAGCGGTTGGATTCTCAATCTTTTTTACATATTCTCGATCTTGGCACAGGTACTGGTGCTATTGCCCTAGCTCTTGCGAGCGAGCTAGGAAATAAAGCTGAAATTTTAGGGATCGATAAACAGCCTGAAGCCGTTGCGTTAGCGAAAAAAAATCAGCAAGCATTAGGACTTAATAACGTATATTTTAAACAAGGTAATTGGTTTGATACCTTGCAAAATGAGCAATTCGACCTTATTGTAAGCAATCCGCCGTATATTGATGCACAAGACTGCCATTTAAATAAGGGTGATGTACGTTTTGAACCCCTCTCTGCCCTGATTGCAGATGAAAAAGGTACGGCAGATTTGCAAAAAATAATCAAAAACGCACCGCTTTACCTAAAAAATAACGGCGCATTAATTTTAGAACACGGCTGGCAACAGGCTCATTGGGTTCAACACACTTTTAAACAACATCAATGGCATAATATTCAAACCGCTCAAGATTATGGCGGTAACGAGAGAGTAACGTGGGCAATATGGACGAGATAA
- a CDS encoding UPF0149 family protein, with amino-acid sequence MAILQPNEFKQLINELHIDYTPAEFHGFLSGLIAGGVQDESWKTLTYQFTNDGHAFSQIPLTKLNEFYKQLNENFDEANTLFSIWLPQDENGFTLADSIAEWTSHFLLGLGLAQPTLQQETDEVGEAIDDLDEITKLGYNEDDNNEELLEAGEEVTEYLRVIALFLHSHFAKPKMAEKPKVH; translated from the coding sequence ATGGCTATTTTACAACCGAACGAATTTAAACAGCTCATTAACGAGTTGCATATTGATTATACTCCTGCTGAATTTCACGGCTTTTTAAGTGGCTTAATCGCAGGTGGCGTACAAGATGAATCGTGGAAAACTCTAACGTATCAATTTACCAATGATGGGCATGCATTTTCACAAATTCCCCTTACAAAACTGAACGAATTTTATAAGCAACTTAATGAAAATTTTGACGAAGCCAATACACTTTTTTCTATTTGGCTACCGCAAGATGAAAATGGATTTACCCTTGCTGATAGTATCGCTGAATGGACAAGCCACTTTTTACTTGGCTTAGGGCTTGCTCAACCTACTTTACAACAAGAAACTGATGAAGTTGGTGAAGCAATTGATGATCTTGATGAAATTACTAAACTTGGCTACAACGAAGACGATAATAACGAAGAACTGCTTGAAGCAGGTGAAGAAGTTACTGAATACCTGAGAGTCATCGCACTCTTTTTACACAGCCACTTCGCCAAACCTAAAATGGCTGAAAAACCAAAAGTACATTAA
- a CDS encoding cell division protein ZapA: MSKNNIELSLFGQVLRLYCPVEQQEFLLASAQRLEERVAELKEQSGIIQLEKVLSIVALNLNYELEQEQRKNLENKNVLMACVKQLDSSLEKFQSTDIKSMVIGQEHNE; encoded by the coding sequence ATGTCAAAGAATAATATTGAATTATCCCTTTTTGGACAAGTTTTGCGTCTTTATTGTCCTGTTGAGCAACAGGAATTTTTATTAGCATCAGCACAACGTTTGGAAGAGCGAGTGGCGGAATTGAAAGAACAATCTGGGATTATTCAGCTAGAAAAAGTTCTCTCTATTGTTGCATTAAATTTAAATTATGAATTGGAACAAGAACAGCGTAAAAATTTAGAGAACAAAAATGTATTGATGGCTTGTGTAAAACAGTTGGATAGTTCGTTGGAAAAATTTCAGTCAACGGATATTAAGAGTATGGTAATTGGTCAAGAACATAACGAATAG